In Sodalis ligni, a single genomic region encodes these proteins:
- a CDS encoding VOC family protein, translating to MAASRIVHLALKVDDLDYATKFYEQVFGFKQIKTEHKRQHSSRHMTDGHIDFTLVQYDNEDHEEALLSGPGPRLHHYGVSVDDQDEIAEKIRALGGEILSPPGSGALKFRAPDGTIAEIVKEGRYSIE from the coding sequence ATGGCCGCTTCGCGCATCGTTCATCTCGCACTTAAAGTTGATGATCTTGATTATGCCACCAAATTTTATGAACAGGTGTTCGGTTTTAAACAAATCAAAACGGAACATAAACGTCAGCATTCCTCCCGGCATATGACCGACGGACATATTGATTTTACGCTGGTGCAGTACGATAACGAGGATCACGAAGAGGCATTGCTCTCCGGGCCGGGGCCGCGTCTGCATCATTACGGCGTATCGGTGGATGATCAGGACGAAATAGCGGAAAAGATCAGGGCGCTGGGGGGCGAAATCCTTTCACCGCCGGGTTCCGGGGCGCTGAAGTTCCGGGCGCCGGACGGCACCATAGCCGAAATAGTAAAAGAAGGGCGTTATTCCATCGAATGA